GGTTATCGATTGGGATGGATTATAGCAAAGGTAAGGCATGGAAATAATTTAAATCAAATGGGTTGTCACATGGTAAATGGTCGGCCACATGTAGTTCCACTTGCATAAATTGGTCTCCATGATTGATTAGGCATGATAAttctttttttttataacacatcttGCGTTCCATTTCAGCCATATAGCAACGACAAAAAATAAAAACGAGTTAGAAGGTGGTTTATGGTTTTGATCAAAAGAACAGAAGTGGTAATGAGGTAAGGAAGAAGGGTGGTCGAGCATATAGTTATAGTGATGGTGTAGGGTGACGATGGTGGAGGTGGTTGAGATGGTGACCGAACCCTGAAGCAACATAATAGCTTGTTGATGGTTCGTGGTGGATTTATGAGACAGAGAATAGAAGCATAGAATAGCAGTCGCAACAGTTTCACAAGGAGGGCTGCCAAACAGAAATCGAGTAACAGCAAGATGGATGGTGTACTATGATGGAGGTTTCGTGATAGTTCATGGCAACCGGTGGTGGTGTATGGCCGGAAATGACAGGTGTTTTAAGGTGGCGGTTATAGGTGGTGTTTGTTTTTGAATCAAAACCAAAAATTGTAACGGGGTGTGTTAGACGGAGATGATGGAGAGGAAAAAGGACCAAGGTGGCTCTCGGTAGTGGATGATAGCCATGGTGGAGTGGTGTGATGTTCTCTGGCAAGAAGGGATCGAAGAGAGAGAGAAAAGAAGAGTGAGAGAGAGGGATTAAGATGGTGGTAATGGTGATGATGAGGGTTGAAGTGGTGGTTGTCGATGGTTATGGTGGTGATTGTCAAGGTTCATGGGTGTAGCGTGGTGGTGCCCGGAAGAGAGTTGAGATGATGAAGAAGTAATATATTtgagtttgtgtgtgtttttctcCCAAATCGTTTAGCAACTCGCCTGATATATAATATGTTTTTAGGTCGACAGATTGATTCAATCACAAACAGAAGAAAaggatatatatgtataaataattaaaAGCAGATACAATGGATAACAGTTTTTATTGTATATGAGATTCCATTTTTATAACAAGAAACAAAAGTTTAAACAGGTTGATTGAGATGTGCCTTGGATTTTTACTGGAATCGAATCATTAACTAAAATAATACAGATACTAATATGAAAAACAGGCGTTTACTTATATCTgttttatttacttaattatttttatttttattattttataattaataaaccttagtaattaataagtatattaataataataataataataataataatggaaataatactAGTCTTAGTGATAAAATAGTTAATAACttcaaatattactaataaaaattataattactaattattacaattatgattttaacaataataattataacaataataacataacaattttatgtatcaaatttcataaaattatatttaaatatactaatagtatagatattaatattaattataatggtaAATATACCAATAATAAATCAATTAAAATTGAGCTTGTAATTACATTCAACATATAGCAATTTATTAattctttattatttataaattttactatATAATACATATCATTGTAGTTATAGAattcatgtatatatgtatacacaattgttcgtgaatcgtcaggcttggtcaagggtaactgattatcctgaatatagatttcagactttctagactcaacaatggggtttttgcttatcgtgtcggaaacatatagagtttaaggtttaaatttggtcggaaatttctaggTTGTTacacggagccccaagttttgaaaatccctataaaagcaaccgaattctgagcatttttaatcatcatatatcaatctctccatctatatacgtaaaatatatatatataatttatattttaattttaattttaatcctaataataagggtacgttagcgaatgttgtaagggtgtaagtcgaaattctgtccgtgtaacgctacgctatttttaatcattgtaagttatgttcaaccttttttcattaatgtctcgtagctaagttattattatgcttatttaatccgaaataatcatgatgttgggctaattactaaaattgggtaattgggctttgtaccataattggggtttggataaaagaacgacacttgtggaaattagactatgggctattaatgggttttatattaactaaacaataccttgttaatttaatatacaaacttataattcgacgtatttatatataaccacatacgcttaatcggacacgatgggcgggatatttataagtacgaattattgttcatttgaccggacacggggatggattaatagtcaatggactcattaaaacaggggtggattacattcaagggtaattggtgtaattgttaacaaagtagtaaaaccttggtttacacgcagtcgataacctggtgtattcattaaacaaagtattaaaaccttgttacaattcgaatccccaattagttggaatatttgacttcgggaataagaataatttgacgaaggctttcgctttttatatttatgactgatggactattatggacaaaatccgtatggacatattaaataatccaggacaaaggacaattaacccatgggcataaaactaaaatcaacacgtcaaacatcatgattacggaagtttaaataagcataattcttttatttcatatttaatttcctttattttatatttaattgcacttctaattatcgcatttttattgttattgtatttaattgcacttttaattattgtactttttaattatcgcaagtttattttatcgcacttttattattcgcaatttcattatcgttatttactttacgctttaaattaagtcttgtattattattttacatttggttttaactgcgactaaagttttaaaatcgacaaaccggtcattaagcggtaaaaacccccctttataataataatattacttatatatatatttgtatttttataaaagtaaactaatatagcgttaagctttgtttaaaaagattccctgtggaacgaaccggacttactaaaaactacactactgtacgattaggtacactgcctataagtgttgtagcaaggtttaagtatatccattctctaaataaataaatatcttgtgtaaaattgtatcgtatttaatagtatttccttgtaaaaataatagctattttatatacacctcgcgaaacatcaagacaCTAGAAtaagatcaaacacatatttcgataccttcgaggaactactgatttaggattattttattctaataattcaaaacaagatttagttggttatgcagatgcaggttatttaactgatccacataaagctaaatctcaaactggatatgtatacctaaatggaggtaccacaatatcatggcgttctcaaaaacaaacacttgttgcaacattattaaatcatgccgaagtgattgcattacatgaagctactcgggaatgtttttggttgagatcaatgacacaactcattactgattcttgtggactagaacgtgataaaagttcaacaactatctatgaagataatgcagtttGCATAGCACATATGAAAGAAGGAATGCAtactcacaatattggcatgagccatgttcaaaagatgtaacagctcagcaatatctacttgagggggagtcaactctatgctgcactctttttcccttagctaaagttttttcccactggtttTTTCTTTAGCAatatttttaacgaggcagtactagttgatctctaatgaaataaaattgtcatccaagggggagtgttataaatctCAAAAGTCAAGCAAGTGGATGACCAACTTATTTCACCAAATCCATTCACTATTTTCATGTTGAATTTTTAGGCTTTTGTATAGTAACATTAGTACTATAAATATGATGCAAATGTAAGTCTATTGTGTaccaattttcataaaatatcattCTTGCTTCTTCTATACTTTCTCTCTATTATACTTAGCAtactattataatttatataatagatTAGGCCACTATAGGTAACTATAAACTAACGATATTACAACAGCGGCTACTTAATAACATCATTGATATTTACAAATTGTGTATAGTATAGTATAGATAGATACATGGTTAGATTTATGGCACTATCAGATTATGTGTGATGTTGACACCTTATCGAAAAAGTTATTTCAAAGAAGAGGATGTTATTTCGTGGCATTAAATAGTTGTACTACATCCGCTTCAAAATAAGTGTACGCCATATTATTTATATATGTCACAAAATGATTATGTTGTTGCAAAAAATAACTACTACATCTGTCCGAAAAAAAGAGTTTACGTTACTATTTTATTTGTACAAAATAAATGTTTCTTGCTTAAAATAATACAAAAGCCACTAAAGTTTTAATTCTACCATTTCTATGTATATAAGTCAACAAAAATTTTATTACCAATTTTATCTTTTTCTTactttgttttgaaaattacttaaTTACAGTGACTTATTAAGTGTAAGGTAGGGCagtaaatgagccgagctactcgaGATCGGCTCGTTAAAAGCTCGGTTCGAGCCAAGCCTAAACTAGCTCGAGCTCGAGTTCGACCTTAAGTTAAGGATCGTCTAATAAACGAGCTCGAGCTTCAAATGAGCTTAaacgagcctaaacgagctttatatatatatatatatatatatatatatatatatatatatatatatatatatatatatatatatatatatatataatgaaaacgtataaaaatatatatacaacatacaaAACCAATCAAATTTCATGTTCATTCATAATCTCAAAAACCTGCCGTTCCAATTTCTTGATACCTAATTAAAATGAAGATGTCCTTGAGTTAATTATATATACACCCGATGGGATCTAAACTTAGCATACCATTCTATTTCCCAGACCAATATTAATGTTCACACATTTTCCAAAATATACATTCAAATATCCAAATATTCAAATATCAAGGATTATATCTCGGCTTTATTTAACTTTTTTTAGTTTTCCTCGTAAAATTTTTAACTTTATTTCTAGTTGTTTAAATTAACCGTATATAACATCAAAGAAAAAAACATTAAGCTAaatcaaaatgaaaacatattaaAAAAACGAGCTTAAAACGAGCCGAACTCATGCTTTTTAGCTGACTCATGAGCCGAGCTCGAGCTGAAAATCTAAAGCTCGGACCGATCCAAGCTCGAGCCCGAGCTTTCTGCCAACCAAACGAGGCGAGCTCAAACACCACCAAGCTTGGACTCGGCTCGACTCGGCTCATTTACAACCATATCAATAAGGTAAAGTAGATATTTCACTAAAATATCATAAATTTAAAAAATTTGTTGGTTGACATTTAATCCGGAATGAAAAAAGTATTAAATATTATTAGACTTGCCAATTTACTTTCATTTATTAATCTCAATCACTAATATTTTAATTCAATCCAGTTAAAGTTACTTTTAAATATAAAAATGTTGATTATTTTTTTCCGATGAAAAACAAAAATTAATATAGAATCAAAAGGGAGATGAAAAGTAAAGGTAGAGAGGTAAAGCGGTGATTAGGTTGGTTTTATAGCGGACATGGTGCGTTTCTATGTTTGTAGTTTTTGGTTACATTTGGTTGTTGTATTGGTCGTGGCTTTTCGATTGTGTACCGTGTACGTTTTAGTGTTTCGATTGCTTAAGGCCCGAGCTTACTTAACTTTAGTTTTATTGATCGTTTTTTGCTTCCGAGCCTTAATTTGCGTTTGGATCGTTTGTATTTTTGTTCGTCTTTTCATCGTTTAATGAAAAGATTTGGTTATATGTTATggttaatttagcaaaaaaaaaaaaaaaaaaattgatgataCTACCGTACaatattatttatcataattttaaattttttatatCCAACAAAAATTAGAATACACTGTATTTGTAGGAAGTAAATACGGAGTAGATATAAATACAGAAGTACACATTAATCATTAATCAGTGAAAACAATTAGGaatggcatcgggtcgggtttgggacGGGTTTAAGTAATcccggacccgaacccgattaagaaacctcGCCCCAAACCTGGCCCGGAACCCGTCGtgtccccatttacttacatactatcgggtttcgggttttctcacgggtaaacgggtatacccgattagtcattatgtatctatttttcaataagttaccaaatcaaaatttcgaaaaataacttaactacttcatgtttagagtattataaaatatcacatacaaaaagttgattgaaaagtttctaaaatactcaaatacacaaagtatatataaaatatcacatctcgaaaacttgttgtatatgattatattgaataaaattatactcgttttcaaaacaaataaaagaaatctttcatatattaaaaatataatactaatactacaattttacataaaaattattattaaaatttctcgGGCCGGGTATACAGATATGCGGGTCGGGTATACAGGTCGGGTAaacgggtttgtatccaaaaccatacccgaacccgaacccggaaattttttttgtaaccatccccatacccgtTCCATGACCCGTCGGACTCCAGACCCGGCCTaattataacgggtttcgggtTTTCCCATCGGGTACCGGTTATTTTGGCATCCCtaaaaataatttaatttaatgtAATTAATACAGTAACCATTTAAAAACACATTTTTGACAAGAGCTCGTCTCAGACCATACGTATACCACTTCTCATCTTCATCCCTTTCTTGTTCACCAATTTCTAGGGTTTTCAAAACCTCACAAAATTTCTCAAATTCATTACATGGATTCCAATTTGGATCTGTTCGATCCACGAACTGCTGTAATGGACTCTGCTGACTACTCCGTCGAAGTCGGCCGTGGTGACGGTGACTTCGGTTTTGCTTTCAATGACAGCAATTTTTCGGATCGTATTCTTCGAATTGAGATCATATCTGAATCTGCTGAAGCTAGACCTGATGGTGAAGGTTGCACTAGTCTCGCTGATTGGGCTAGAAATCGTAAACGCCGTAGAGAAGACATTAAAAAGGATAACGGTAGTTATTTGTGTTAATttatattattgtttttgtttgttAATTGATTGATTGATAATTGATTGATGATATATGATTCGAGATGTTGTTTCTGAAATTAGTAGAATGCTATAAGATGTGTAGAATTTGATGATATGATGATATCTGTTTAATGGAGTTAGATTTGATAGGAATATTTTGGTGCCCTGAGGGAGCGGTTGACTTTTGTATGAAGGTTTGTTGTTAGCTTGGCTGTAAGCTGGTTTCGACTTTCGAGCTAAACTAAGAGATTGTTGTGAAATGATATAGTAGTACACATGCTAAGTTTAGAAGGATTATGTTTGATGAAGGATTAGAGTGATTTGAGAGACCTGTTTttactccctttttatctatatggATCATTTTGTGGCTATGGCAGTACCAGGGATTTTGAGTGTCAATCTTGTTTTGCTTGTATATAATCTTGTTTAGTTGTTAGACATGGTGAAATAATATGAACCTGGATGAGTAGACATATACTCCTATATTTTAATAAGAGAGTAGGTCGATGAGGGTAGGTGGGCTCATATGAATACAGGTTTATGATTTATTTCTTTGAAACTATGGCATATGTTTTCACTTATCCGAGAATCAAGTAAACTATGTACTAATAGATATACCTTTGGCTTCTTCTGAGACAATAATAGTATAGGGCATATTTCACACAATGTAAGGGGGCCAGCCAGAAACTGATGAAGTTATTTAGTCGAAGGAGGAAACTAAATGGGAGACTTTATTCTGTCTAGGATTGATGTGAGGAAGTTGTTTACTTTATAGCCAGTTTTCCATTTTTAAAGGCTTTGTATGGGTTTTGGGGGAGTGGGGGTGTTGCAAGTCTATTTGTTTTATCGTATTATGATACTGATACATGTAAGTCCTATTTTTTTTCTCTCGTTATCTTGTTGTATAAGGATCTGGGCATAATGCCATGGACATCATTTTCTGTAATCCTTTCATTGGTTGCAGAGTCATGTTTAGTTTTGTCCCGTTTTTGCTGGAAGTCATGTTTCTTATTGAGTGAGCGTCATCCAAAAGATGTAtgcctttttttttttataatggaGGGCTATGGAAACCACAGTTCTGCATTTGTTTGAACGCATATATTTGATCAAGTTAATTTATTCATTTCATCATTGAAGAATATTACTTAAGCATGTCTTGTTAGGGGTTTGATTTTTTGAGTTTCTGCTACCCGTATCGGGATTGAAATTTGCTGATTCTTTTCAGCCGTCCAATATCTTTTTGTGTTATTACATTGTTTAATCTTATAGCTGGTGTATACATATACTCTCTGCATGTATGTTACTGTTGTTATTATCTCATTTTTGAGTTTGTGTTATATTTCACCCATTAGATTTTGTCTTGCCTTGTTTGTTGAATGAGTATGCACTGAAAAATATTTGAAAGCATTATTGTGCCTTCATTGACAATTACATTGCTTTTACAGCTGTAGATATGGCTGCTGCGGGCCCAGAGGAAGAAATTTTGAATCAGCCTGATAAACTTTCTGATGATGTGGACACTGACAACCAGGATGAAGAGACGGCAGCAATGGTTGAAGAACCACCTTCAGGTATGATGACACTTCTTATGGATTATTGTTAATATTTTATTTGCATCACACCAAAGTTTGTTTACTTTAGTAGTTTTTAGAGTCCATTTATCAAAAACTATTACCACTTCTCTTTTTTTAATGACAACTTTTATGACTTTAACAAAGAGCGGATGTTTGAAGGAAACCAATATTGAGATATTTTAGTGAACAATTGTCATAATAGGGGTCTTTACCAACTTCCATAAGTCCATTTTGTCTTTCTCGTGGTAACCTTATTGAAAGATACTCAAATGATTTCTACTCCTCTTTTGTAGTTGGATCTTATCCTCAAAAGTTTTAATGCTTGCTCTTATATCATATATACGATATACGATTGGTACTAAACTTGGAAAATATCTGAACGTGCTGTGTGTGAAGAGAGAAATCTACGTATTTCAATTGTCAAATAGTTGGTTTGTTATCATACGTATGAAATATTTTTTTCAAGTTAGAAGATAACATAAATAGATGTGTTATTCTCAGAAAAACTTCGGAATTAAACTGATAAAGCTGTTTTTATCACTTTCATAGAAGATGATCAATTGATGCTATTATTTGTTAAGCGTCGAGGTTCTATTTGCTAACTCAATTTGCCAGATTGAGTAAACCGGACCCACTATTACACCCCTTTGTCTTCTGAAGCTACTTGAAGAAAATCAAGAAACCAAAACAAATTGCTCGTCAACACCTCGTTTTCTTGAAATTAACATTGAATTTTTTTATATGTAATGGGTTGTACAATATTTTAGTGAATAATTGTAATATTTGGGTATTTACCAACATCAGTAAGTCCATTTTGTCTTTCTCTTGTTTACCTTATTTAAAGTCACTCAAATGATTTCCACTCCTTTTTTGTAGTTGGATATTaacttcaaagtttttttttttttatgtttgttCTTATATCATACTATATAGAATTGTTACTAAATCCTGGAAATATTTGAACGTGTTGTGTGTGAAGAGAGAAATCTGCAAATTTCAATTGTCAAATAGTTGGTTTGTCATCATGTGTATGATTTATTTTAAAATGGAGGATAACATTATTAAAAATGTTTTTCTTCAGATAAACTTGGAAAAATCAAACTGTtagagcaatttttttttttttccacttTTATAGAAGATGATCAATTGATTGATGCTATTATTTGTTATGCATCAAGATTCTATTTGCTAATATGACTTGTCAGATTGAGTGAACAGGACCCACTATCACATCCATTTGTCTTTTGAAGCTATTTGAAGAAAATCAAGCAACCAAAACAAGTTGTTCGTCAACATGGTGTTTTCTTGAAATTGAAGTTTAGCTGTTTATAAATGTAATGAGATGTAAATTTCTTTTTATAGGAGATGAAGGTCCAAATGACACTGATTCTAACTGGAGCATGGAGTGTTCAACGGCTGTGAGAGTTAAAACTTTACACATTAGTTCTCCAATTTTGGCAGCAAAAAGTCCATTTTTTTACAAGGTAAATTTTAATGTTCAAATGTGCGTCTTCAAAATTCTTCATTTGGTGATGTGCATCTTTGTTTATCTCTAATGCAGCTCTTTTCCAATGGTATGAGAGAGTCGGAACAACGGCATGTAACATTACGGATAAATGCATCTGGTATCCAATTTTTATGAGCTTCTTATACTCCATTTTGTCTATCTCTATCCCCAAATTATTTTCTAGTTAGAGGTGGCAATTCGACCCATCTAATTAAATTTGTCAATTTGGGTTAATATATCTTAATCACCAATGGGACACTGGGTCCAATGGGTTCGGGTAAATGATGCATCTTATAATGAAACAAGTCAAATGAGTCGAAAGGTATTAATACTCTATTATAATGCATGCAAACTATTTACTCACTTTATAAGTGAATGTAAACTAATTATTTGTaaactattattattgtaaatataatATCTAACACGTAAGAGAACATTGATAAATATGTGTTTGCGGCTCTACGCAAACTACCTAACCTATTTTGACCCGCACTAAAATGGCTTGTTTGACCCAGTACCAGAACCTGCGTTCCCCCTGTACACAACCTACCCAGCCCACCCTTTTTGTCATCTTTATTTGCAGATAGTTTTTTTATGATTAATTGACTGAACTCTGAAACTTCTTGTGTCTGTCAACTTTTCTTATGGAACAGAGGAGTGTGCTCTTATGGAACTACTCAACTTCATGTACAGCAATACTTTAACAGTAACTACTGCTCCTGCTTTACTGGATGTGTTAATGGCTGCTGACAAGTTTGAGGTGGCTTCATGCATGAGATATTGCAGTCGTTCGTTAAGAAATCTGCCTATGACACCTGAATCTGCATTACTGTATCTCGATCTTCCATCTAGCGTTCTAATGGCTGAAGCCGTTCAACCATTGACAGATGCAGCAAAACAGTTCCTTGCTGTTCGCTACAAAGACATAACCAAGTAAGCTCCTCCTGCTCATGATTATGTCTTCATGTTCCTTATTATAGTTTGGTTTTAACTGATGTGGTTGATTTAGCCTTTTGTTTTGTTATTGTTCACATGCACACCTTGGTCCTATTATTCTTAGGTCATAGGTGTTTTTTATGTGGTTATTTCCACTTATTGAAATAGATAGAATTAGGAAGTGAAGAACTAATAAAGATAAAGATGAAATCATTGTTGCATCTCTCTTAATGTTGCTTGTAGAAAAGTATTGCGATTTGTCTTCAAATAGAATTATTTAGAATGGAAGAAACGGGAAGCTGTTCTAAGTTTTGGGTCTTGTGGCATGATCATATTAGAATTAGTCACATGATTGCAAAAATCGCTACTCTCGGAGTACTCGGTCAGGACTTTTTAGGGAGTACCGGGCAACTCTGAGAGTACTCGAATGTTGACCAAGTTTTACTTTGACTGATTTTGACTATTTTTTGAGTATTCCTGATTTTAGGCCGAGTTTTGACTGATTTTTCGCGTAACCTGAGTTTTTGCAGATTTGACCGTACTTGACCATGTTTGACCTAGTTTGACCAAGTACCCGCTAAGACCACTCCCTATGGTTAGTTACCCGttcattacccgctcattacccgtaatgaaccataggcacggCTTAGTTACCCGCATTAGTTACCCGTACTCACCATGGATTTAATGGAAGAGTTTTGGTTAGTTATAAGAATTGTGGGTCccagtggctttttattgttggacttgatgctttattgcttgtacgttgtatattaagaggagtattattttagccatgatagggagtgtttaattatgagttagttatatgATATTggcgctgatgtggcgctgatgtggaaagttaagaggatgaatagtttagttactttAGGGAGTGGCCTAagtaattccgagttctgcaacCTTCGAGTTAGATTAATATATGTACATAGTTGGGTAAGAAAGACTGGAGATAGCAAAATGGCAGCTATGGTAACAGGTCAAAACACGTAAATCTTCTTTCAAAATATAAACAAATATAAAACATATTAtagttattgttactaatattatttgaATTTTTACAATATATGCATATTCTTGCCTTTATTTTCTGTACCTTCAGCagtgtatttttacctttttaaacaTTTTCACGCCTTAACACACTCAAAACTACCATCATCAGGTTTCAAGAAGAGGTTCTCAATTTGCCTCTTGCGGGAGTCGAAGCAATTTTAGCAAGTGACGATCTTCAAGTCGCGTCAGAAGATGCCGTTTACGACTTCGTCCTCAAATGGTCCCGAATCCAATACCCTAAAATCGAGGAACGTCGCGAAATCCTAGCCACTCGTCTCGCTCAATTCATCCGTTTCCCCTACATGACCTGTCGAAAGCTCCGAAAAGTCATGGCCTGCAACGATTTCGACCACGAATTCGCGCAAAAAGTTGTCGTTGAAGCACTTTTTTTCAAAGCCGAAGCCCCGCACCGGCAACGAACCCTAGTTGCCGATGAAAACCCAAGCCCAAACCGTCGGTTCATCGAACGTGCCTACAAGTATCGTCCCGTTAAAGTTGTGGAATTCGAATTGCCACGTCAGCAGTGTGTGGTGTACCTAGATTTAAAACGCGAAGAGTGTTCGAATTTGTTCCCATCGGGACGAGTCTATTCTCAAGCTTTTCATTTAGGTGGTCAAGGGTTTTTCTTATCGGCGCATTGTAACATGGACCAACAAAGCTCATTTCATTGTTTCGGGTTATTTTTAGGTATGCAAGAAAAAGGGTCGGTTACATTTGCGGTTGACTACGAATTTGCAGCTCGGTCAAAGCCTACTGAAGAGTATATCAGTAAGTATAAGGGAAATTATACTTTTACAGGTGGAAAGGCAGTTGGTTACCGTAACTTGTTTGCTATTCCGTGGACTTCGTTCATGGCTGACGATAGTCTTTATTTCATCAATGGCATTCTTCATCTTCGGGCCGAGCTTACAATCAGGCATTGAAGGCTTCGAATTTGGTTAGTTGTGTTGTAACCTTGAATGTTGTTTTTTTTCGAGTAATTAAGCTATCCTTTGAAACTTGATCCAGAACTTTGCTAAGAGATGAAATGTAGAGTTGTATCCTGAATGTGTGAGATTTCTGTTGTTGCTTTGTTGTGCAAATGCATAtgcatattataattataatttaaaactaTATGTTAATATGTTAATTTCTCATCTTGTTAAGTACATTAAATTTTGTATTAGTTTATCATGATTTTGTTTTGGATAATTATAAGGACTCGTGTCCATTAAAATGCTATTGTTGTCCGATACAAGAAACGAAGCCTGTCCGGATGACATTCTCAGAcggtaaatttttttttcttccataAACAGCTGTTCAAGAAGTTGAACTTTTTGTCGTGTAGCTTTTGCGGACGCGATAGCGTCGTCTGAAAAAGTATATTTTCTTGTAGTGACAATATTCCATGCGGACTATTgttaatctttaatatttatttatttttatttacttattta
The window above is part of the Rutidosis leptorrhynchoides isolate AG116_Rl617_1_P2 chromosome 1, CSIRO_AGI_Rlap_v1, whole genome shotgun sequence genome. Proteins encoded here:
- the LOC139872944 gene encoding BTB/POZ domain-containing protein POB1-like, giving the protein MDSNLDLFDPRTAVMDSADYSVEVGRGDGDFGFAFNDSNFSDRILRIEIISESAEARPDGEGCTSLADWARNRKRRREDIKKDNAVDMAAAGPEEEILNQPDKLSDDVDTDNQDEETAAMVEEPPSGDEGPNDTDSNWSMECSTAVRVKTLHISSPILAAKSPFFYKLFSNGMRESEQRHVTLRINASEECALMELLNFMYSNTLTVTTAPALLDVLMAADKFEVASCMRYCSRSLRNLPMTPESALLYLDLPSSVLMAEAVQPLTDAAKQFLAVRYKDITKFQEEVLNLPLAGVEAILASDDLQVASEDAVYDFVLKWSRIQYPKIEERREILATRLAQFIRFPYMTCRKLRKVMACNDFDHEFAQKVVVEALFFKAEAPHRQRTLVADENPSPNRRFIERAYKYRPVKVVEFELPRQQCVVYLDLKREECSNLFPSGRVYSQAFHLGGQGFFLSAHCNMDQQSSFHCFGLFLGMQEKGSVTFAVDYEFAARSKPTEEYISKYKGNYTFTGGKAVGYRNLFAIPWTSFMADDSLYFINGILHLRAELTIRH